Proteins from one Deltaproteobacteria bacterium CG2_30_66_27 genomic window:
- a CDS encoding molecular chaperone, producing MAIVRFWDPMKELSSLQNRMNRVFEETFGSPLYRGEQPGVGTWSPAVDIFETGDEIIVKAEIPGLAKDQVHVEVENGVLTLHGERKFEREVKEENYHRVERTYGAFHRSFALPGTVDAEKVKAEMKDGILEVRLGKREQAKPKQITVAVK from the coding sequence ATGGCGATCGTGCGGTTTTGGGACCCGATGAAGGAGCTGTCGTCGCTGCAGAACCGGATGAACAGGGTGTTCGAGGAGACCTTCGGGTCGCCGCTGTACCGCGGCGAACAGCCGGGGGTCGGGACGTGGTCTCCCGCCGTGGACATCTTCGAGACCGGTGACGAGATCATCGTCAAGGCGGAGATCCCGGGCCTGGCGAAGGACCAGGTTCACGTCGAGGTCGAGAACGGCGTGCTGACGCTCCACGGGGAGCGGAAGTTCGAGCGGGAGGTCAAGGAGGAGAACTACCACCGGGTGGAGCGCACCTACGGCGCCTTCCACCGGTCCTTCGCCCTTCCGGGCACCGTGGACGCGGAAAAGGTCAAGGCGGAGATGAAGGACGGGATCCTCGAGGTGCGCCTCGGGAAGCGGGAGCAGGCGAAGCCGAAGCAGATCACCGTCGCCGTGAAGTGA
- a CDS encoding protease HtpX: MGNTLKTTLLLAVLTVLFVLVGKAIGGQSGMIFAFGLAIVMNVGSYWFSDKIVLRMYHAREVTEAESPQLHGMVRRIALAAGVPMPKVYILPEESPNAFATGRDPAHAAVAATEGILRLLSPDEMEGVLAHEMAHVRNRDILIGTVAATLAGAIMMLASMARFAAIFGGGRDDREGGGGLQLLVMAILAPLGAMLIQMAVSRSREYLADETGARFCGKPEALARALEKISGGARQAPMQASPATAHMFIMSPLTGGGLLSLFSTHPPVEKRVERLMAMRGQTDR; this comes from the coding sequence ATGGGCAACACGCTGAAAACGACGCTTCTGCTCGCGGTCCTCACGGTCCTGTTCGTGCTCGTGGGAAAGGCGATCGGGGGGCAGTCCGGGATGATCTTCGCTTTCGGACTGGCGATCGTCATGAACGTCGGGTCGTACTGGTTCTCCGACAAGATCGTCCTTCGGATGTACCACGCGCGGGAGGTGACGGAGGCCGAATCGCCGCAACTCCACGGGATGGTCCGCCGGATCGCCCTTGCAGCGGGAGTGCCGATGCCGAAGGTCTACATCCTCCCCGAGGAATCGCCCAACGCCTTCGCGACCGGGCGCGACCCGGCCCACGCGGCGGTGGCGGCGACGGAAGGGATACTGCGGTTGCTCTCGCCCGACGAGATGGAAGGCGTGCTGGCCCACGAGATGGCGCACGTGCGGAACCGGGACATCCTGATCGGCACCGTGGCGGCGACCCTCGCCGGGGCGATCATGATGCTGGCCAGCATGGCGCGCTTCGCCGCGATCTTCGGCGGCGGGCGGGACGACCGCGAGGGGGGCGGTGGACTGCAACTCCTCGTGATGGCGATCCTCGCGCCCCTCGGGGCGATGCTGATCCAGATGGCCGTCTCCCGCTCGCGCGAATACCTTGCCGACGAGACCGGCGCCCGTTTCTGCGGGAAGCCCGAGGCGCTCGCGCGGGCCCTCGAAAAGATCTCGGGCGGTGCCCGGCAGGCGCCGATGCAGGCGTCTCCCGCGACGGCCCACATGTTCATCATGAGCCCGCTGACCGGCGGCGGCCTCCTGAGCCTGTTCAGCACCCACCCGCCGGTGGAGAAACGGGTCGAGCGCCTGATGGCGATGCGGGGGCAAACCGATCGATGA